Proteins co-encoded in one Bremerella sp. TYQ1 genomic window:
- a CDS encoding mechanosensitive ion channel family protein — protein sequence MYPAIRQTTILLILCFTAAATAQESSTAEGSNNSSSDQSNDSSGEYYTQQSLNQGVPHPSDPPNLSTPLATVENFILSCREENFEQAAQSLNFKLIPEDKRGDAAEWARKFYYTLNQRLWIDIEDLPDRPDGQMINRIGNQDPMIGKPRRSIRLGVITIDDWKEVRVRIQRVKAGDADPIWLFSPQTVEKIPTLYEAYGPSWIEEAMPGWAKIRIVGKVPMWEWFALLVFIALGIAAGYVAQRVIRFAVLHKQRNERLWFERLMDSVALPVACASAALVVYLAKKSFLSLTGPVNLVLDPVLLLCIVGSIAWAILRALRVATDFTMEKYVNTFDDDVDGAQQGLLTKISIARRLVTIVAVFVVAGVILIQLNIFDAVGYGLLASAGVTTVILGIAAQPILGNLLAGLQLGLTQPVRIGDNVLFEGNWGTVENITFTYLTIRTWDQRRLVVPLQYLLSQPVENWTKVSPNLTRPIKVYVDYTTDVQQIREKFHDLVTEHELSDDEKEPTVQVTGCSEETLEVRALCHAKTPSDAWDLHCEMREKLVAYVQQLEDGKYLPRERIRMIEASQHASESST from the coding sequence ATGTACCCAGCCATTCGACAAACGACCATTCTGTTAATCCTTTGCTTCACCGCCGCGGCGACTGCCCAAGAGTCTAGTACGGCGGAAGGTAGCAACAATTCTTCATCCGACCAATCGAACGATTCCAGCGGCGAATATTACACTCAGCAATCGCTCAACCAAGGCGTCCCACACCCCTCCGACCCGCCCAACTTGAGCACGCCACTGGCAACCGTCGAAAACTTCATCCTCTCGTGCCGCGAAGAAAACTTCGAGCAGGCAGCGCAGTCGCTCAACTTCAAATTAATCCCGGAAGATAAACGTGGCGATGCGGCCGAATGGGCTCGCAAGTTCTATTACACTTTGAACCAACGGCTATGGATCGACATCGAAGACCTGCCTGATCGTCCGGATGGGCAGATGATCAACCGCATCGGCAATCAAGATCCGATGATCGGCAAGCCGCGCCGCAGCATTCGCTTAGGTGTTATCACCATCGACGATTGGAAAGAGGTTCGCGTACGGATTCAACGCGTGAAAGCGGGCGATGCCGATCCGATCTGGCTCTTTTCGCCGCAAACGGTCGAGAAGATTCCGACACTGTATGAAGCGTACGGTCCCAGTTGGATCGAGGAAGCCATGCCAGGCTGGGCCAAGATTCGCATCGTCGGCAAAGTTCCCATGTGGGAATGGTTCGCGTTGCTCGTGTTCATCGCCCTCGGAATTGCTGCCGGATATGTCGCCCAGCGAGTCATTCGTTTCGCGGTCCTTCATAAGCAACGTAACGAACGCCTTTGGTTCGAACGTCTAATGGATTCTGTCGCACTTCCGGTGGCGTGTGCGTCAGCTGCGTTGGTGGTTTATCTCGCGAAGAAGTCTTTTCTTTCCCTGACCGGGCCTGTGAACCTAGTGCTCGATCCCGTTTTGCTGCTTTGCATCGTCGGTTCGATTGCCTGGGCCATTCTTCGGGCGCTTCGTGTAGCTACCGATTTCACCATGGAGAAGTACGTCAACACGTTTGACGATGACGTCGACGGAGCCCAGCAAGGCTTGCTCACAAAAATCAGCATCGCGCGGCGGCTGGTGACCATCGTCGCCGTATTCGTGGTCGCCGGCGTGATCCTTATTCAACTGAACATCTTCGACGCCGTCGGTTACGGGCTACTTGCTTCTGCCGGCGTGACAACAGTTATCCTGGGGATTGCGGCTCAACCGATCTTAGGCAACCTGTTAGCAGGCCTTCAACTGGGACTCACGCAGCCGGTGCGAATTGGCGACAACGTTTTATTCGAGGGTAACTGGGGCACCGTCGAGAACATCACGTTCACCTATCTTACGATTCGCACATGGGACCAACGCCGCTTGGTCGTGCCGCTACAATACTTGCTTTCGCAGCCAGTTGAGAATTGGACCAAAGTCAGTCCGAACTTGACGCGGCCAATCAAAGTTTACGTCGACTACACAACGGACGTGCAGCAAATCCGCGAGAAGTTTCACGACTTGGTGACCGAGCACGAATTGTCCGACGACGAGAAAGAACCGACCGTGCAAGTCACCGGGTGTTCGGAAGAAACGCTCGAAGTCCGGGCCCTCTGCCATGCAAAAACCCCCAGCGATGCGTGGGATCTTCATTGTGAAATGCGCGAGAAGCTGGTCGCCTACGTCCAGCAGTTGGAAGATGGCAAGTACCTGCCGCGGGAACGCATTCGCATGATCGAAGCGTCGCAACATGCCTCTGAATCGTCGACTTAG
- a CDS encoding toxin-antitoxin system YwqK family antitoxin — protein sequence MIARCLALMVCLLLIGSGGCSQEPLTEDATLPERTTPASVADQALETEVIQYQDNTYELPATLEFDGTTWTRVEALAPEIAIGGRYEAESRKNDLFYRLMPKGSEPRESYAIVEGTGPFMTRIPHGPAKFTYSDGKWSDFQYDYGKIHGTFKFYFASGKLSRELEIVKGRRKGIGKGYYESGQKHWEAEFSNDEPIGGTVWDEEGNEIDVRLRDVVN from the coding sequence ATGATTGCTCGATGTCTTGCGCTGATGGTTTGTCTGTTACTGATTGGTAGTGGCGGTTGTTCTCAAGAGCCACTTACTGAAGACGCGACTTTGCCGGAACGTACGACGCCGGCTTCTGTTGCGGATCAAGCACTGGAAACCGAAGTGATTCAGTACCAGGACAACACGTATGAGTTGCCGGCGACGCTCGAGTTCGATGGCACGACATGGACGCGTGTGGAAGCATTGGCTCCGGAAATTGCTATTGGGGGTCGCTATGAAGCGGAGTCGCGGAAGAATGACTTGTTCTATCGGCTGATGCCCAAAGGTTCCGAGCCGCGAGAGTCGTATGCGATCGTCGAAGGGACTGGTCCGTTTATGACCCGCATTCCTCACGGCCCGGCGAAGTTTACTTACAGCGATGGGAAGTGGTCGGACTTTCAGTATGACTACGGCAAGATCCACGGGACGTTTAAGTTCTACTTCGCAAGCGGGAAACTGAGCCGCGAGTTAGAGATCGTGAAAGGTCGCCGCAAAGGGATCGGCAAAGGCTATTACGAGAGTGGCCAAAAGCATTGGGAAGCGGAATTCTCGAACGACGAACCGATCGGCGGCACCGTCTGGGACGAGGAAGGCAATGAGATCGACGTTCGCCTGCGCGATGTCGTTAACTGA
- a CDS encoding DUF2283 domain-containing protein codes for MTKKPKKYLQLRTHEEGLSAAYLELADHPHELVSGLVKKTVQVHQLIPEYDGPGLAIDFDAEGKAIGIEILYPHDEFYSDKLGDD; via the coding sequence ATGACAAAAAAGCCCAAAAAGTATCTCCAGCTTAGAACGCATGAAGAAGGCTTAAGTGCAGCGTACTTAGAGCTTGCAGATCACCCGCATGAATTGGTCAGTGGATTGGTTAAAAAGACCGTGCAAGTGCATCAACTGATTCCGGAGTACGATGGACCTGGATTGGCAATTGACTTCGATGCAGAAGGCAAAGCTATCGGCATCGAAATCTTGTACCCACACGATGAGTTCTACAGCGACAAACTGGGCGACGACTAG
- a CDS encoding site-specific integrase — MKVWRKTTTRYQKEGKRCSKETPGAKRVREQSKRFYGTLKTASGKTRQVPLTEERGTALKLLRRLQGDEDRYRAIGIDNREQKRSLDELLVEYEKSLKARNITAGYIITQMKRIRELVGITKAKTLDDLNALQIEKTLANWREKGRTNKHVGRIRLTISSTNHYSRAIKGFTRWAWIEKKANEDVLRNLRLLNARADKKRERRALTNQEIRRLIQATKDSRKSVCGLNAVDRAMLYTIAAYTGLRTSELASLKTNSIDLENNTITVEAGYSKRRCKDVLPLHASLVESLRLWLESKAKERTKSLFARRWAKKRHGASMIRSDLKRANIDYVDANGKYADFHSLRHTFISSLARSGVHSLKAKELARHSTITLTMDVYSHIETDELRKALDMLPAIG, encoded by the coding sequence GTGAAAGTCTGGCGAAAGACCACTACCCGCTACCAGAAAGAAGGTAAACGATGCTCAAAGGAGACGCCTGGAGCGAAGCGGGTCAGAGAGCAAAGTAAACGCTTCTATGGAACGCTGAAAACGGCAAGCGGGAAGACTAGGCAAGTTCCGCTTACAGAAGAGCGGGGCACGGCCCTGAAACTCTTACGACGCCTTCAGGGAGACGAAGACCGATACCGGGCTATTGGTATCGACAATCGAGAGCAAAAGCGTTCGCTCGATGAACTCTTAGTTGAGTACGAAAAAAGTCTAAAGGCTAGAAACATCACGGCAGGCTATATCATCACGCAAATGAAGCGAATCCGTGAACTTGTCGGTATCACGAAGGCGAAAACGCTAGACGACTTGAACGCCCTACAAATCGAAAAGACGCTTGCCAATTGGCGGGAAAAAGGAAGAACGAATAAGCATGTTGGAAGAATCCGTCTTACGATTTCGTCAACAAACCATTACTCAAGGGCAATCAAAGGTTTTACCCGTTGGGCTTGGATCGAGAAAAAAGCGAACGAAGACGTTTTAAGAAATCTTCGTCTCTTGAACGCTAGAGCGGACAAAAAGCGAGAGCGAAGGGCGCTGACCAATCAAGAGATTCGAAGGTTAATCCAAGCAACTAAGGATTCCCGTAAAAGCGTTTGCGGACTCAATGCAGTGGATAGAGCAATGCTCTATACGATTGCCGCCTATACGGGTTTGCGAACTTCGGAATTGGCTTCCCTGAAGACGAATTCCATTGATCTAGAAAACAATACGATTACCGTCGAAGCTGGATACAGCAAGCGAAGGTGTAAAGATGTTTTACCACTTCATGCATCGCTTGTTGAAAGTCTTCGCTTATGGTTGGAGAGTAAGGCGAAAGAGCGAACGAAGTCGTTGTTCGCAAGACGTTGGGCTAAGAAACGTCATGGGGCTTCGATGATTCGTTCAGACTTGAAGCGTGCGAATATCGACTACGTTGACGCAAACGGAAAGTATGCCGACTTCCATTCTCTAAGGCATACGTTTATCTCATCGCTTGCACGTTCAGGTGTTCATTCATTGAAGGCAAAGGAACTTGCAAGGCATTCCACCATCACGTTGACGATGGACGTTTACAGCCACATTGAGACGGACGAACTAAGGAAGGCGTTGGATATGCTTCCGGCGATTGGCTAA
- a CDS encoding toxin-antitoxin system HicB family antitoxin, which translates to MAKKASDRSANQKSVKSDSSSPEGLTDLRIRLDSNVHQQIKQVAEENDISLNQLVCGILEGIADRLQPGYPVKLGSGEFVQVEPRAKCLFAGEPGRRYLSGPDEDNLEEVVELGEVWFILDYSGRPVRYSVERRKRN; encoded by the coding sequence GTGGCCAAGAAAGCAAGTGATCGCAGTGCGAACCAAAAGAGTGTTAAGAGCGACAGCTCATCACCCGAAGGGCTGACCGACTTACGAATTCGCTTAGACAGCAATGTTCACCAGCAGATAAAGCAAGTTGCGGAAGAGAATGACATCAGCCTGAATCAGCTGGTATGTGGCATCCTGGAGGGAATCGCGGACCGGCTGCAACCTGGCTATCCGGTCAAGCTTGGATCCGGTGAGTTTGTTCAGGTTGAGCCCAGAGCAAAGTGCTTGTTCGCTGGAGAGCCAGGACGAAGGTACCTTAGCGGTCCAGACGAAGACAACTTGGAGGAAGTTGTCGAATTGGGTGAGGTGTGGTTCATCCTCGATTACAGCGGAAGACCTGTTCGGTACTCCGTTGAACGCAGGAAGCGGAACTAA
- a CDS encoding helitron helicase-like domain-containing protein: MEDHDNSAERTRAGQNAHGNPFQEWLSGNDAAMDCRRQFEPYDSWETETPEPNTAPPQAAYLESKQNYCPVDENPNHPVEFDRFHEIHPCRCKCRFCPECCVGLGIKLKGKLIPKLITFTHIQMWTFTMDPELFSSPRQAYDYAKKRRAISRTINRLYEKGHLHTKRYFYVVEWQKNGMPHFHVLLDTTGIPFGLVCDIWNSYRPDWAGPAQGDRPGFGSVRFSDRRDFESPEHAANYACKYLIKHPQEGYPDWVLDSGTRIRRYGTSHSFWGDVTPKEEKIDL, from the coding sequence ATGGAAGACCATGATAACAGCGCAGAACGTACGCGCGCAGGTCAGAATGCGCACGGGAACCCGTTTCAGGAATGGCTCAGTGGTAACGACGCAGCAATGGACTGTCGTCGGCAATTCGAGCCATATGACTCATGGGAAACCGAAACGCCCGAGCCCAACACCGCGCCGCCGCAGGCGGCTTATCTTGAATCAAAACAGAATTACTGTCCGGTAGATGAGAACCCCAATCACCCAGTTGAGTTCGACCGGTTTCACGAGATTCACCCATGCCGCTGCAAGTGTCGTTTTTGCCCTGAGTGCTGCGTCGGTCTAGGAATCAAATTGAAGGGAAAGCTGATCCCCAAACTCATCACGTTCACGCACATTCAAATGTGGACGTTTACGATGGATCCCGAGTTATTCAGCAGCCCTCGCCAAGCGTACGACTATGCCAAAAAGCGACGCGCCATCTCGCGAACGATTAACCGCCTCTATGAGAAAGGCCACCTTCACACGAAGCGATATTTTTACGTTGTTGAGTGGCAGAAAAACGGAATGCCTCATTTCCATGTGCTGCTAGATACAACGGGAATTCCCTTCGGTCTTGTTTGCGATATCTGGAATAGCTATCGCCCCGACTGGGCAGGTCCTGCTCAGGGTGACCGACCTGGATTTGGTTCTGTCCGCTTCTCTGATCGCCGCGACTTTGAAAGCCCCGAACACGCAGCCAACTACGCCTGTAAATATCTGATCAAGCATCCCCAGGAAGGCTATCCAGACTGGGTGCTGGACTCCGGCACCCGCATTCGCCGCTATGGAACAAGCCATAGCTTTTGGGGCGACGTCACCCCCAAAGAAGAAAAGATCGATCTTTGA
- a CDS encoding site-specific integrase, translating into MEELIRVKVIDIGRKNLVLRWVDPESGREKQKSARTSNRKTAERVAGELEADLRKGRYEPPSRLSWEVFRERFEQEKLAILAPGSMVAYASSLNVMERYLNPAKVSDLTASRISYFQSQLIKNNARPATVARHLRHLKSVLNWGKDVGLINRVPKIKTPKQLKGAKLMRGRPLTDEEFQRMLDAVPEVVGDELAEGWKYFLEGLWWSGLRVSEAINLYWDRRDRLSVDFTGDYPMFRILAEYEKGKRDRILPMAPEFAQFLDRTPQKKRTGRIFEPAGNGVRRLQTHYSKRGSLIGQAAGVVVDETDSYQKPRYATLHDLRRSFGERWAQRILPQQLMELMRHESIETTLKFYVGANAARTAEALWEHHINIGTRDSD; encoded by the coding sequence ATGGAAGAACTGATTCGCGTTAAGGTCATCGACATCGGCCGAAAGAATCTCGTCCTTCGGTGGGTCGATCCCGAGTCCGGCCGAGAGAAGCAGAAGTCCGCACGCACTAGCAACCGAAAAACTGCCGAGCGTGTAGCGGGCGAACTCGAAGCCGATCTTCGCAAAGGTCGATACGAACCACCAAGCCGATTGAGTTGGGAAGTGTTCCGCGAACGCTTCGAGCAGGAAAAGCTTGCCATCCTCGCACCTGGTTCGATGGTCGCTTATGCCTCTAGCCTAAATGTGATGGAACGATATCTGAATCCGGCAAAGGTGAGCGATTTAACCGCATCCAGAATCAGCTACTTCCAGTCGCAGTTAATTAAAAACAATGCTCGACCGGCTACCGTGGCCCGACATCTTCGACACCTCAAGTCAGTGCTCAACTGGGGCAAGGACGTTGGGCTCATCAATCGTGTGCCCAAGATCAAGACTCCTAAGCAACTGAAAGGGGCTAAGCTCATGCGCGGGCGTCCTCTAACAGATGAGGAATTCCAGCGCATGCTAGATGCTGTGCCAGAGGTGGTGGGCGATGAACTGGCGGAAGGCTGGAAGTACTTTCTTGAAGGGTTGTGGTGGTCAGGTCTTCGAGTCAGTGAAGCCATCAACCTATACTGGGATCGCCGCGATCGACTATCCGTCGACTTTACAGGTGACTATCCAATGTTCCGAATACTCGCAGAATACGAAAAAGGGAAACGCGACCGTATTCTTCCGATGGCACCGGAATTTGCACAATTCCTTGATCGCACACCGCAGAAGAAAAGAACAGGAAGAATATTTGAACCTGCGGGAAACGGAGTCCGACGACTTCAAACACATTATTCCAAACGGGGCTCTTTGATTGGCCAAGCAGCGGGAGTAGTCGTAGACGAAACGGACTCCTACCAGAAACCAAGATACGCAACATTGCATGACCTTCGTCGCTCTTTCGGAGAACGGTGGGCTCAACGCATTCTTCCACAGCAACTCATGGAACTAATGCGACACGAGTCAATCGAAACAACCCTCAAATTCTATGTGGGTGCTAATGCCGCACGCACTGCAGAAGCCTTATGGGAACACCATATTAATATTGGCACGCGCGATAGCGATTAG
- a CDS encoding ATP-binding protein, with the protein MSTNNIGQVLSCSPAAIVVLIEDLKVFEENKTSLQVGRYLRIAQGNNDYTIAIIRNVRGVLGQGPEVGPKWQFHIECQAVGTLIDDNSFERTSILLPVPTEPVFAADKHTLDTLFADDAEYQFPLGRLSLNTETAMKINGDRFFSKHIAVVGSTGSGKSCTVARILHDVVGIDNEKNVDIEKQNNSHVVIFDIHDEYTAAFTLKDEQRFTLNRLDIDTLQLPYWLMNSEELESMFIESNEQNSHNQVSQFKQAVILNKEKHNPKLKEITYDTPVYFSITEVFHFIENMNREVIGREEGEGVPKLSDGTLVKSRKSHYFEGPKSFVAPAQSKGAKATNGPFNGEFNRFVSRLETKLADNRLRFLLYPTTTTGTTFKTDDFEQIIKQFLGYLNKANVSIVDLSGIPFEVLSITVSLISRLIFDFCFHYSKLRHASDSLSDVPVMIVCEEAHNYIPQRDDAAYRASRKSLERIAKEGRKYGLSLMVVSQRPSEVSETIFAQCNNFLALRLTNNADQNYVRRLFPDNSNGITDILPNLAPGECVVVGDAVLLPATIQMPLPMPEPHSRSVCFHKEWKESWKEITFGDVIRRWRKE; encoded by the coding sequence ATGTCTACGAATAACATTGGCCAGGTACTCTCATGCTCTCCAGCCGCAATCGTTGTTCTTATCGAGGACCTCAAGGTTTTCGAGGAGAACAAGACATCACTACAGGTCGGTCGATATCTTCGGATCGCCCAAGGAAACAACGATTACACGATCGCAATCATCCGGAACGTTCGAGGCGTGCTTGGCCAAGGTCCTGAAGTTGGCCCGAAGTGGCAATTCCACATCGAATGCCAGGCTGTAGGCACGTTGATCGACGACAATAGCTTTGAGCGAACGAGCATACTGCTTCCTGTCCCAACGGAACCTGTTTTTGCAGCAGATAAGCACACCTTGGACACACTATTTGCAGACGATGCTGAATATCAATTTCCCCTTGGCCGTTTATCATTGAACACAGAAACAGCAATGAAAATAAATGGCGATCGATTCTTCAGTAAGCATATCGCGGTGGTCGGTTCAACCGGTTCTGGAAAGTCATGCACCGTAGCCCGAATTCTTCACGATGTTGTGGGAATTGACAACGAAAAGAACGTAGACATTGAGAAACAGAACAATTCTCACGTTGTGATTTTCGATATCCACGACGAGTACACTGCGGCATTTACGCTAAAAGATGAGCAACGCTTTACACTAAATCGATTGGATATCGACACTCTCCAGCTTCCTTACTGGCTTATGAATTCTGAGGAACTAGAGAGCATGTTCATCGAAAGCAATGAACAAAACTCTCACAACCAGGTAAGCCAGTTCAAGCAGGCCGTAATCTTAAACAAAGAGAAACACAACCCAAAGCTTAAAGAGATCACCTACGATACTCCGGTTTACTTCTCCATCACTGAGGTTTTTCACTTTATTGAGAATATGAACCGGGAAGTAATTGGCCGTGAAGAGGGTGAGGGAGTGCCTAAGTTGTCCGATGGAACGCTAGTTAAGAGCCGGAAAAGCCACTACTTTGAGGGCCCTAAGTCATTTGTTGCCCCAGCACAATCTAAAGGTGCTAAGGCAACAAACGGTCCATTCAATGGAGAATTCAATAGGTTCGTATCACGACTTGAGACGAAGCTTGCCGACAACAGACTACGTTTTTTGCTTTATCCGACGACAACAACTGGTACCACGTTTAAGACAGATGACTTCGAGCAGATTATTAAGCAGTTCCTTGGCTACCTAAACAAAGCAAACGTTTCGATAGTTGACCTTAGTGGAATTCCATTTGAAGTCTTGAGCATTACAGTAAGCCTTATCTCCAGGCTGATCTTTGATTTTTGCTTTCACTATTCGAAGTTGCGTCATGCCTCTGATTCGTTAAGCGATGTGCCAGTGATGATCGTCTGCGAAGAAGCCCATAATTACATCCCTCAGAGAGATGACGCAGCGTATCGAGCGTCTCGCAAGTCGCTTGAGCGAATCGCAAAGGAGGGCAGAAAATACGGCCTGAGCCTAATGGTAGTTAGCCAGCGACCATCAGAAGTGTCAGAAACAATCTTCGCTCAATGCAACAATTTCCTCGCGCTCAGACTAACGAACAATGCAGATCAAAATTATGTCCGTCGGCTATTCCCAGATAATTCGAACGGCATCACGGATATTCTTCCAAACCTGGCTCCAGGGGAGTGTGTTGTTGTAGGAGATGCGGTACTTTTACCCGCTACGATACAGATGCCACTGCCGATGCCCGAACCGCATTCACGAAGCGTATGCTTCCACAAAGAGTGGAAAGAGTCATGGAAAGAAATTACGTTCGGGGACGTAATCCGGCGATGGAGGAAGGAGTAG